In Mercenaria mercenaria strain notata chromosome 13, MADL_Memer_1, whole genome shotgun sequence, a single window of DNA contains:
- the LOC123529726 gene encoding retinaldehyde-binding protein 1-like isoform X1, with the protein MAVEPGDAKFVSKLDEAGKKNAKDELHELNDKDRESAVQALRKWLLEQKWLKSITDFEFLLRFIRTRKYSQLGARETLENYWTNRTNVPEWFENVDPADEKICKMIRTGMMYCPKGYDRHGRRVIFGYMDNFDISLLKTKEGQDLMYKTCCLICDWLAYDENAQVNGVVFVSDYTGLSMEFMKVWNPEAEKKLLAYFQKSLPMRFKAFHMYKMPVFVDALFAIISPFMSQKFKDRMHSHGQSLVKIYEDLGMEVFPDEYLPDDYNGPSAGKREDIIEQNIRDMNQPEFRKYMLDMSSGKYKVDIAKRKAADKPPEASFRKLNVD; encoded by the exons ATGGCTGTTGAACCTG GTGATGCTAAATTTGTAAGTAAACTAGATGAAGCCGGGAAGAAGAATGCAAAAGATGAATTACACGAATTAAATGACAAAGACAGAGAGAGTGCTGTACAGGCACTGAGGAAATGGTTACTGGAACAGAAGTGGCTTAAATCCATTACAG ACTTCGAGTTCCTGTTACGATTTATCAGAACAAGGAAGTACAGTCAGTTGGGAGCAAGAGAGACACTCGAAAACTATTGGACAAACAGAACTAATGTACCGGAATGGTTTGAAAACGTGGACCCGGCAGATGAAAAGATATGCAAAATGATTAGAACGGG aatgaTGTATTGCCCAAAAGGATACGACAGACATGGACGTAGGGTTATCTTTGGATATATGG ACAATTTTGACATTAGTCTGTTGAAAACAAAGGAAGGACAGGATTTGATGTATAAAACGTGTTGTCTTATCTGTGACTGGCTGGCATATGACGAGAACGCACAGGTCAATGGTGTGGTGTTCGTTTCTGACTACACTGGATTATCGATGGAATTTATGAAAGTCTGGAATCCAGAGGCAGAAAAAAAGCTGTTAGCATACTTTCAG AAATCTTTACCAATGAGATTCAAGGCATTCCACATGTACAAGATGCCGGTGTTTGTCGACGCTCTTTTTGCCATCATATCGCCATTCATGAGTCAGAAATTTAAAGACCGG ATGCATTCGCAcggacaaagtttggtgaagatataTGAGGACCTTGGTATGGAGGTGTTTCCAGATGAGTACCTACCAGACGACTATAATGGTCCTTCAGCCGGGAAAAGGGAAGATATCATAG aacAAAATATACGGGACATGAATCAGCCAGAGTTCAGGAAGTACATGCTAGATATGTCGAGTGGTAAATACAAAGTAGATATAGCGAAGAGGAAAGCAGCAGACAAACCTCCAGAGGCTTCGTTTAGGAAATTGAATGTTGACTGA